A stretch of the Aegilops tauschii subsp. strangulata cultivar AL8/78 chromosome 4, Aet v6.0, whole genome shotgun sequence genome encodes the following:
- the LOC109742209 gene encoding ABC transporter G family member 25 has protein sequence MPPNGQSVHGGGGGGLVSPTAAPAPSSKMDCFLTSVCTPLNLQFIDVAYRVKVERTAGPAKEPPGRISHSGGGGGGLGGVSAAVEERTILKGITGEARPGEVLAVLGPSGSGKSTLLSILGGRLAGRYSGTVLTGGRAPCRAVQRRTGFVAQDDILHPHLTVRETLAFCAMLRLPTSAPTSAKLAAADAVIAELGLGACADTIVGNAFVRGVSGGERKRVSIGHELLVNPSLLVLDEPTSGLDSTAASRLVATLSALARRGRTVVLSVHQPSSRVYRAFDSVLLLSEGSCMYHGPGRDAMDYFASVGFAPGFHVNPADFMLDLANGFAQAEYSDRAAEGVSVKQSLIASYARELAPKVKAAIGAGAHVENGHAGGGAGEQPLESCSGSGCTSWTNQFAILLRRSLKERRHETFTSLRLFQIIAPALVAGAMWWRSTPLEVQDRMGLLFFISIFWGVFASFNAVFAFPQERPVLARERASGMYSLSSYFMARMAGDLPMELALPAAFTVIVYLMAGLNPAPAAFALTLVVILSYVLVAEGLGLAIGALMMDAKRASTLATVIMLAYLLTGGFYVHNVPIFMIWAKYSSFTYYCYRLLIAVQYSGHLAQLLPLESTHGEAGTWTCVAALVAMFFGYRLLAYFALRRVRT, from the exons cggcggcggcggcttagtCTCGCCCACGGCCGCGCCGGCGCCGTCGTCCAAGATGGACTGCTTCCTCACGTCCGTCTGCACGCCGCTGAATCTCCAG TTCATCGACGTCGCGTACCGCGTCAAGGTGGAGAGGACGGCGGGGCCGGCGAAGGAGCCACCGGGAAGGATATCGCactcgggtggtggtggtggtggcctCGGCGGCGTGTCGGCGGCTGTTGAGGAGAGGACGATACTCAAGGGGATCACCGGCGAGGCGCGGCCCGGGGAGGTCCTGGCCGTGCTAGGCCCGTCCGGCAGCGGCAAGTCGACGCTCCTGTCCATCCTCGGTGGCCGCCTCGCCGGCCGCTACTCGGGCACGGTCCTGACCGGCGGCCGCGCCCCGTGCCGCGCCGTGCAGCGCCGCACGGGATTCGTCGCCCAGGACGACATCCTCCACCCGCACCTCACCGTCCGCGAGACCCTCGCCTTCTGCGCCATGCTGCGGCTCCCCACCTCCGCCCCGACCTCCGCCAAGCtggccgccgccgacgccgtGATCGCGGAGCTGGGCCTCGGCGCCTGCGCCGACACCATCGTGGGCAACGCGTTCGTGCGCGGCGTGTCCGGCGGCGAGCGGAAGCGCGTGAGCATCGGGCACGAGCTGCTGGTGAACCCGAGCCTGCTGGTCCTCGACGAGCCCACCTCCGGGCTGGACTCCACCGCCGCGTCCCGGCTGGTGGCCACGCTGTCGGCGCTGGCGCGCAGGGGGCGCACGGTGGTGCTGTCCGTGCACCAGCCGTCCAGCCGCGTGTACCGGGCGTTCGACTCCGTGCTGCTGCTCTCCGAGGGGAGCTGCATGTACCACGGCCCCGGCCGCGACGCCATGGACTACTTCGCCTCCGTCGGCTTCGCGCCGGGCTTCCACGTCAACCCGGCCGACTTCATGCTCGACCTCGCTAATG GCTTTGCGCAAGCGGAGTACAGCGATCGCGCGGCGGAGGGAGTCAGCGTCAAGCAGTCGCTGATCGCGTCCTACGCCAGGGAGCTCGCCCCCAAGGTAAAGGCCGCCATCGGCGCCGGCGCGCACGTCGAGAATGGTcacgccggcggcggcgcgggcgagcAGCCGCTGGAGAGCTGCAGCGGGTCTGGGTGCACCAGCTGGACCAACCAGTTCGCCATCCTGCTCCGGCGCAGCCTCAAGGAGCGCCGCCACGAGACCTTCACGTCGCTCCGCCTCTTCCAGATCATCGCGCCGGCGCTGGTGGCGGGGGCCATGTGGTGGCGCTCCACGCCGCTGGAGGTGCAGGACCGGATGGGCCTCCTCTTCTTCATCTCCATCTTCTGGGGCGTCTTCGCCTCCTTCAACGCCGTCTTCGCCTTCCCGCAGGAGCGCCCCGTCCTCGCCCGCGAGCGCGCCTCCGGCATGTACTCCCTCTCCTCCTACTTCATGGCCAGGATGGCCGGCGACCTGCCCATGGAGCTCGCGCTGCCCGCCGCCTTCACCGTCATCGTCTACCTCATGGCGGGGCTCAACCCGGCGCCCGCAGCGTTCGCGCTCACGCTCGTCGTGATCCTCTCCTACGTGCTCGTCGCCGAGGGGCTCGGGCTCGCCATCGGCGCcctcatgatggacgccaagcgcgCCTCCACGCTCGCCACCGTCATCATGCTCGCCTACCTCCTCACCGGCGGCTTCTACGTCCACAACGTGCCGATCTTCATGATCTGGGCCAAGTACTCCTCCTTCACCTACTACTGCTACCGCCTGCTCATCGCCGTGCAGTACAGCGGGCACCTCGCCCAGCTGCTCCCGCTCGAGTCCACGCACGGCGAGGCCGGCACGTGGACCTGCGTCGCCGCCCTCGTCGCCATGTTCTTCGGCTACCGCCTGCTGGCATACTTCGCCCTGCGCCGGGTCAGGACGTGA